The DNA segment AAGCATTTCATCAAATACGCAATACTGGCCGATTGAAGCTCTTCAAATCACATCGCGCCGACTACAAAGACGGCGAACAGCTTCGCGATTTTGTCTACGTGAAAGACATCGTTCGCTGGATGGACGAACTTGTCTTACGCGCCACAGGCCAGTCGGCCTCTGGCCTTGGTCCCGCTCAAAGTGGCATTTATAATATGGGCTTTGGCAAAGCTCGATCTTGGAACGATCTTGCCGCGGCAACTTTCCGAGGCCTCGAGGCGCCCCTCACTATTGACTACATCGACATACCGGTCGATATGCGACCGCGCTATCAGTACTACACGCAGGCGAATATGCAGCGCCTGATGGGCCTAAAATTGTCCCAGCCCGAATGGCCTCTTGAAAAAGCGATTCAAGATTACGTCTCCAATCATCTCGCCAACCATACGGGCGGCGGGGATCCGTGGCTATGACTGCAACTACGGCTGCTACTACAAACTCTGATCTACCAAAACACCTCCAGCGCTACATCGTCGACCAAGACTATTCGCGGTATACGCCCGTCGACCAGGCCGTATGGCGCCACATCATGCGCCAGCTGAAATCATTTTTGTCGACGCATGCGCACCCCTGTTATGTCGATGGATTGAAAAAAACCGGAATCGAAGTCGATCGGATTCCATCGATAGAACACATGAGCCAGCGCCTGTCTGAATTTGGCTGGCGGGCGGTTCCCGTGAGCGGTTTCATTCCTCCCGCAGCGTTCATGGAACTCCAGTCCCTTGGTGTTTTGCCGATCGCCAGCGACATGCGAACCTTGGAACACCTGCTTTACACTCCCGCTCCGGACATCGTCCACGAGGCGGCTGGGCATGCGCCGATTCTAGTAGACCCCGCCTTCGCCGGATATTTGAAGTCCTACGCCAACGTTGCTCGCCGGGCGATCATCTCGGACGAAGATATGGATCAGTACGAGGCCATTCGTATTCTTTCTGACGTGAAGGAAGATCCTGGTTCGACAAGTAAACAAATCCGACAAGCAGAAGAGCGCCTTGAGGCCGTCAATAAATCAATTAGTCATATTTCGGAAGCTGCCCTGTTAGGGCGGATGAATTGGTGGACCGCCGAGTACGGGCTGATCGGTGATCTTCATTCGCCCAAAATATTTGGCGCGGGTCTTCTTTCTTCAGTCGGCGAAGCGCGAGCTTGTTTGGATGTAAAAGTAAAAAAGCTCCCGCTCTCTATCGAATGCATTCAATACTCATATGATATCACAGAGCAACAGCCTCAACTTTTTGTTGTTGAGACCTTCGATCGTCTGGAATCTGTACTCCAAGAACTGGCGTCCATGATGGCTTTTAGAACAGGCGGCCTGGCGGCTGTCGAAAAAGTTTTGAAGTCCAAAACTGTCAACACGATTGAACTGGATCACGGACTTCAGCTCTCTGGCATCTTAAAAGCGGTTTATTCCCAACAAGGTAGCGTGAGCTATTTGAACTTCTCTGGTCCAACTTTATTGGCGCTCAAGGACAAAGCGCTTCCAGGCCAAGGGATCGATCACCATCGGCAAGGCTTTGGAACGCCAATTGGTCGCGTCGCGGTCGAAGTGAAACAAAATGGCCAGCCCGCATCGACTTTTCAAGATCTCGGCTCTCTACCTGAAGCCGAGTTGAACCGACTTGGAATTAAACCTGGCGCAGACTTGATTTTGACCTACGAAACCGGCCCAGTCGTTACTGGAGTGGTAAAGGCGCTTCATCTCATTGAAGGTCGCCTTCAAGTTTTGACACTTTCAAAGGCAAAGGCCGTCTTGAAAGACGATCTGCTATTTGACCCTGCGTGGGGGGAGTTTGATATTGCAGTCGGCACAAAGGTCGCGAGTGCTTACGGCGGACCAGCTGATCGAACTGCGTTCGGAGAAACCGAAGACTTCACTCGCAAACTGGTTCCTCGTCGGATTTTCGAAAACGAAGTCATCGCAATCCATAGGCTTTACGAAGAGGTTCGCCGGTTTCTGGATCATTCAGAGGGCTCAAAAGAAATACATCTTCGAATTTCGGAGCTGTCTCGAAAGTCCGCCACGATTGCGCCCCACGACTGGCTGCTGCAAGTCGAGCTTTTGGAAGCCGCAGAAAAACTAAAAGCCCCAAAAGAAACCGTCAGTAAAATTGAATCAGCGCTCGGGGCCATTAGCGCCGCGAAAACGGATAGCGCGCGGCACATTGAAGATGCTCGCCACACGTTACATCTGGAAAACTGATGTCTATCTCTAGCCATTCCGTTTTATCACGAACTGCTGTCGTGCTTCATCGACCAATTTATCCGCGAAACATTGGAATGTGTGCCCGCGCCATGGCGAATCTGGGGGCACACGAACTTCATGTGATCGCGCCTCGCTGCGATTGGACCAGTAGCATGGTCCACCACGAACTGCGCCAGGGCGCTACTCACGGTGCACCAGTTCTTGAAGCTGCCAAGGTTCACGCGACACTCCATAACTTCCTCGAATCACATGGCCAAGGAATTCGCTTTGGCTTTAGCGCTAGAGAGGGCTTTGGACGCCGTATTCATGATTTCTCTACGCTGGTTCGCCAGCTCGGGAACCAGCTTGATCATCCCATCCATGCCACCACAAGTTCTATTCAGCTTCACTTTGGAACTGAGGACGATGGTCTTTCTTTAGAAGAGCTCGAGCCGATGAATTTCATTGTTCGACTTCCGACGTCAGATGATGTTCCTAGCTTAAATTTGTCTCATGCAGTTTTACTGGCGCAATATATTTTGCGAGATGACTTCCTCGCCACTGTATCAGCCGAGAGTCCAGCCCGGAATCCGGCCGCGAATTTAGAGAATGCACTGCCACCGGCCCGATTAGAATATCCACGCAAAGCCATTCGCGAGTGGCTAGAGGAACTGGGCTTCGATCTTGATTCGCGAAAAATCAGCATAGAAACCTCCCTCAATCGAGTATTACTGTCACATTGCCCGACGCCTGAAGATGTTCGTTTGCTAGAAAAAGTTTTATTCCAAACTGTGGCCAAACTAAAAGCCAAAGGGACAACATGAAGACACCACAAGATTTCATGCGTCGAGCAATCGAACTTTCCAGAAGAAACATGCAATCTGGAGCAGGCGGCCCGTTCGGTGCCGTAATCGTTAAAAACGGACAAATAGTCGGTGAAGGTTGGAATAAAGTAACCAGCACCAATGACCCAACGGCGCACGCAGAAGTAGAAGCTATTCGCGATGCGTGCAAAAATCTTGGCGCGTTTGAGCTCAAAGATTGCGAACTCTACACAAGCTGTGAGCCTTGTCCCATGTGTCTAGCTGCCACCTATTGGGCACGAATCGGTTCGATCTATTTCGGCAACAATCGCGCGGACGCAGCGGCTGTGCAGTTTGACGACGATTTTCTTTATCACGAAATCAGTAAACCGCTTGAAAGCCGCACGGTCCCGATCAGGCCACTCCTTCGCGAAGAGGCCTTAACCGTCTTTGCGGAATGGACCGCTAAGCTCGACAAGATTCGGTACTAGCGACGTCCCGATGGAAAACTAGACTCTGAAGGGGCACAATAGGACAACCAGAGTTCAAGAACTTCGCGCTCGAGATTTGTATCAGCTTGGGCAGGGCTTGAAGGTGTTAACTCTGACCGGTTCATAACGAACTTAGTCAGCATGGTGCGTTCTGGAATTAGTCCGACAGCAAACATATCCCCAGTCGTGCGGGAAGCTGGATCGAGAATTTCTTCCTTGATGTAGGTAAGACCCGCAACACCAAGACGCTTTTCCGAGACATTCACGTCAAGGCCGCCAAGCAAAGCCATTGCCTGACCGAGTGTCGATTTCTCGATGAGATTCGTAGATAAACCCAGAAGACCATAAGCGAACATATTATATCGAGTCTGCAAAAGCTGTCGGACCCGAGCTGGCCTTGCGAGAACTTCTTTGACGTAATGGGGCCCAGACGGCAGCTTGATTCGACCATTGTCGATTTCAGGCTTTAAAAGAAGTGCGGTGATAATTAAATCGTACATCGACATAGGTCGACCATAATATGGATCCGGAAGTTGCTTGCGATTTGTTTTATGAAGAGCAAAGGCCATGGCGTTGAAAGCCGACGCGCGATTTTCTGCTGACTGAACGTCCTTAACATCGGGCTGCGCCTGAGGCCATACTTTGCCGCCAGTAGGCGCGATATCATCGAGCTTCAAAAAGAACTCAAGGACCCCTTGCTGATAAAGTCGTTCCCGTTGTGCGGGATCAGCATCCATCCCGACCCGGCCCATAACTTGGAACTCGAAAGACATCATGTAAAGACCGGCTTCAGCGACCCGAGCTTGCAGCGAACGCGCGCGCTGGAGAGATTCGAAGGCATTCCGCCTCAGAGCCGAGCCATCGCCCTGCCTCATCGAATCAAAAAGTTCCGCCATATTGGTTTCAACGTTTCGCATTCGCTCGGCCAAATCCTCTTTAGCGACGCCCAGCAAATCTTCCATTTTCGTATCGAGCTCGTCGGTTGTTTTCGACATCTCACCGAGCTTATCTTTCATCTCTCCAGTCTTATCGAGCAACGTCTTCGTCGTCTCATTCATCTGGCTGGTATTGTCTTTCATTTCGTCGACTTTTTTAATCTCGCTACAAGCTGGCAACAGCAAGATTGAAAACATCCCGAGCAATACCAGACAAATGATTTTTGAAATTGAATTGATTGAAACCATAATGACCCCTCCAACGGGCAGCCGCAAGACGAGCTCGCCCGGAACAGTTGTCTCAGAATCTTCGACTTATCAGCAAGATTCGTATCAAACCGGGTAAATGAATTGATTAATTTTCACAAGAGCAACCGACACCTAAACCTCGTCTAGGCGGCCTGTGATGTGAAGATCGGGTCCAATCAGCTTTACGCGTTGGCGCTTCAGCTTCCAAGAGTCTTCAAGCTTTTTGACCCCACATAAATCTGACCAACCGATCGAGTATTTTCCACCAATAACCGAGGATGCCATAAAGACATGAAGTCGATGTGCTAAACCATTGTCAATGAACGGTCCCACTGTCCCAGCGCCGCCCTCAACATACACGCCTGACATCCCAAATTCTCGAAGCTTCTTAAGCATCTGACGAAGATCAATGACCCCCTCGTTGCTTCCTTCGACTTCGAAAATTCTAAATCCGTGGTCTTTGGCTTTTGCGATAGCTTTTGCATTCGCACTTGAAATTCCCGTTTGAACGCAAACAAACACTCGACTGGTCGGACGAACCTTGGCGACTTCAAACTCGATCAATCTGTCGACCAGCTTGGCCTTAGGGTCGACGACCACGACAGAATTCGTGTGATCGGTAATGTCTTCCAGCCGTACGTTCATAGATGGATTGTCAGTTTCAATCGTGCGTCGACCCACGATAATGGCGTCGTGCTCTAACCGCAGTCGGTGGCCCTTTTCGCGGGCCAGCTCCGATGTAATCCACTGGCTAGTGCCATCATTCATTGCCACGCGACCGTCTAACGAAGAGGCCACCTTTACTGTCACAAACGGAAGAACGCCGGGGCCTTGATTTCGCATCGACCAAAGGAAAATCTCTGATAGATCTTCGGCCTCATCAATCAATTCTTGCTTCGTGCCGGCATCTAATACTTTCCCGGGAAGGCCCGGCCATTCATGTATTTCTGCAAGCGACAGGGACATCACTCCCGCATCCTTCAAGATTTGGGCCCCCTTCCCGGCAACTGCCGGATTAGGATCCACAAGAGCATAAGTGACAGTCGCTGGCTTCAGGGGCGCTAAGGCTTTGGCGCACGAGCCCGTTCGACCCTCATGCGCACAGGGCTCGAGAGTGAGGTAGATATGGCAGCCTTGGACGGCTTCTCGCTTTCCTTTAATCAACGCGAACCGCTCGAGCGCTTCAATTTCAGCATGTGCGGCGCCGACTTTCGAATGCCATCCACCGGCAACAAACAGGTGATCTTTATCGAGGATTACGCACCCGACCATTGGGTTCGGGGCGACAAACCCTGCACCCTTGCGGGCCAAGATCAGGGCCCACTTCATCGCATCCGCAGGCGATACAAAATCACCAATATTGGGCGTCTTCATCGACGGTCGAGGTTCCAACATAGCTTCAATCTATTTGATTTTTGCCTGCGTGCAACTATCCATCAGGTGATCAGAAACGCCTGGACCAAGGCCGCGCGATACGTGAACCATGCCATGGCCTTTTTGCAATAAAATTTGATCGGCGACAAAACGGTCGCGCTCTTTAAAACTTTGCACGCCCTGTTCAATCCATGAACGATGCTCTTCCACTAACTTCTTCACCTCTGGTTTTTTTACTTTCGCCAGCAACGCTTTAAGTTCGTCCGAGCGCTCAGAGACACCCGAGAACAAGTCGACTTGATTGATCTCAACAATCTTCTCCATATCGCTTGTTCGAATTCCCGAGTGGGACACAGATGCTAGAAGCAGATCGGCGCGTTCACGGAGTTTATCTGTGTAACCGTTGACTCGCATTCGGATGGCGAGGTTGTCGAGTGCGACCACCCGCGAGGAATTCTTCAGGGCTTCGTTTTTCCATCGCGAATAAGCGACGGGGCCCATTTGCAAAATCAAAAAAGATTTAATGTCCGAAGGCTTCACTTTGTCTTTTTTTAGTTGTGCTTCAATAGCGGCAGA comes from the Deltaproteobacteria bacterium genome and includes:
- a CDS encoding dihydrofolate reductase family protein, whose product is MLEPRPSMKTPNIGDFVSPADAMKWALILARKGAGFVAPNPMVGCVILDKDHLFVAGGWHSKVGAAHAEIEALERFALIKGKREAVQGCHIYLTLEPCAHEGRTGSCAKALAPLKPATVTYALVDPNPAVAGKGAQILKDAGVMSLSLAEIHEWPGLPGKVLDAGTKQELIDEAEDLSEIFLWSMRNQGPGVLPFVTVKVASSLDGRVAMNDGTSQWITSELAREKGHRLRLEHDAIIVGRRTIETDNPSMNVRLEDITDHTNSVVVVDPKAKLVDRLIEFEVAKVRPTSRVFVCVQTGISSANAKAIAKAKDHGFRIFEVEGSNEGVIDLRQMLKKLREFGMSGVYVEGGAGTVGPFIDNGLAHRLHVFMASSVIGGKYSIGWSDLCGVKKLEDSWKLKRQRVKLIGPDLHITGRLDEV
- a CDS encoding aromatic amino acid hydroxylase — encoded protein: MTATTAATTNSDLPKHLQRYIVDQDYSRYTPVDQAVWRHIMRQLKSFLSTHAHPCYVDGLKKTGIEVDRIPSIEHMSQRLSEFGWRAVPVSGFIPPAAFMELQSLGVLPIASDMRTLEHLLYTPAPDIVHEAAGHAPILVDPAFAGYLKSYANVARRAIISDEDMDQYEAIRILSDVKEDPGSTSKQIRQAEERLEAVNKSISHISEAALLGRMNWWTAEYGLIGDLHSPKIFGAGLLSSVGEARACLDVKVKKLPLSIECIQYSYDITEQQPQLFVVETFDRLESVLQELASMMAFRTGGLAAVEKVLKSKTVNTIELDHGLQLSGILKAVYSQQGSVSYLNFSGPTLLALKDKALPGQGIDHHRQGFGTPIGRVAVEVKQNGQPASTFQDLGSLPEAELNRLGIKPGADLILTYETGPVVTGVVKALHLIEGRLQVLTLSKAKAVLKDDLLFDPAWGEFDIAVGTKVASAYGGPADRTAFGETEDFTRKLVPRRIFENEVIAIHRLYEEVRRFLDHSEGSKEIHLRISELSRKSATIAPHDWLLQVELLEAAEKLKAPKETVSKIESALGAISAAKTDSARHIEDARHTLHLEN
- a CDS encoding RNA methyltransferase, which gives rise to MSISSHSVLSRTAVVLHRPIYPRNIGMCARAMANLGAHELHVIAPRCDWTSSMVHHELRQGATHGAPVLEAAKVHATLHNFLESHGQGIRFGFSAREGFGRRIHDFSTLVRQLGNQLDHPIHATTSSIQLHFGTEDDGLSLEELEPMNFIVRLPTSDDVPSLNLSHAVLLAQYILRDDFLATVSAESPARNPAANLENALPPARLEYPRKAIREWLEELGFDLDSRKISIETSLNRVLLSHCPTPEDVRLLEKVLFQTVAKLKAKGTT
- a CDS encoding nucleoside deaminase; protein product: MKTPQDFMRRAIELSRRNMQSGAGGPFGAVIVKNGQIVGEGWNKVTSTNDPTAHAEVEAIRDACKNLGAFELKDCELYTSCEPCPMCLAATYWARIGSIYFGNNRADAAAVQFDDDFLYHEISKPLESRTVPIRPLLREEALTVFAEWTAKLDKIRY